One stretch of Xanthomonas sp. DAR 35659 DNA includes these proteins:
- a CDS encoding MBL fold metallo-hydrolase has protein sequence MSEQRLSRSRRDFMRVAVTAAGFVSLPWLTPARAETSAGNKAPSSGGPGHTGGGTARGTKLILLGTKGGPTPSALRAAPANVLLVDGQPYVVDCGNGVAQQLTKAGIRLPAIRDIFITHHHSDHNADLLNLVFLAWASGLQTPVHLYGPPRIGKMVDDFVDMNAIDLDVRTREEGRPPFRPLVNVHEFDTPRTVLENDQVRVSATLVDHYTIKPAFAYRFETRERTVVFSGDTRYDERLASFAKGADVLVHEVMYLPALEKLLKTNDNAPRLLDHLLKSHTTTEQVGRIAAAAGVGTLVLSHFVPGGDPTITDDMWTKDVRRHFKGNIVVGKDLMEI, from the coding sequence ATGAGTGAACAACGCTTGAGCCGTTCGCGCCGGGACTTCATGCGCGTGGCGGTTACAGCGGCAGGTTTCGTGTCGCTTCCGTGGCTCACGCCGGCGCGAGCCGAAACGTCCGCCGGCAACAAGGCGCCTTCTTCCGGCGGCCCAGGCCACACCGGCGGCGGCACCGCACGCGGCACGAAACTGATCCTGCTCGGCACCAAGGGCGGCCCCACCCCCTCCGCGTTGCGGGCGGCGCCGGCCAATGTGCTGCTGGTCGATGGACAGCCCTACGTCGTGGATTGCGGCAACGGCGTCGCGCAGCAGCTCACGAAAGCCGGAATCAGGCTGCCGGCGATCCGCGACATCTTCATCACGCACCACCACTCCGATCACAACGCCGATCTGCTGAACCTCGTGTTCCTCGCGTGGGCGAGCGGGCTGCAGACGCCGGTGCATCTGTATGGGCCGCCGCGTATCGGGAAGATGGTCGACGATTTCGTCGATATGAATGCCATCGACCTCGACGTGCGAACCCGCGAGGAAGGCCGTCCGCCTTTCCGGCCGCTCGTCAACGTCCACGAATTCGATACGCCGCGCACGGTGCTCGAAAACGATCAGGTACGCGTGAGCGCGACGCTCGTCGATCACTACACGATCAAGCCGGCATTTGCCTACCGCTTCGAAACGCGTGAGCGCACCGTCGTCTTCTCAGGCGACACCCGCTATGACGAACGTCTCGCCAGTTTCGCCAAAGGGGCCGACGTGCTCGTGCACGAAGTCATGTATCTGCCAGCCCTGGAAAAGCTGCTGAAAACGAACGACAACGCGCCCAGACTGCTCGACCATCTGCTCAAGAGCCACACGACGACGGAGCAGGTCGGCAGAATCGCCGCGGCAGCAGGCGTGGGGACGCTGGTGCTGAGCCACTTCGTGCCCGGCGGCGACCCCACCATCACCGACGACATGTGGACCAAGGACGTGCGTCGGCACTTCAAGGGCAACATCGTGGTCGGCAAGGACCTCATGGAAATCTGA
- the hemE gene encoding uroporphyrinogen decarboxylase — MLKNDRLLRALRREPVDQTPVWLMRQAGRYLPEYRATRARAGSFLAMAKTPELACEVTLQPLARFPLDAAILFSDILTIPDAMGLELYFVEGEGPKFKHPVRDAAAIAKLGVPDMETELRYVMDAVRVIRRELDGSVPLIGFSGSPWTLACYMVEGGGSDNYARIKALALNDPAALHALLSVNTDAVIAYLAAQRAAGAQALQVFDTWGGVLSPAMYREFSLPYLQRIARELARGEGAERTPLILFGKGNAPYLEELAASGAEGVGVDWTIDLADAARRTGGRVALQGNLDPAMLYGAPEAIEREVQRVLRSYADGNGGALDGHVFNLGHGLSPDMQPEHVGALVAAVQRHSRRA, encoded by the coding sequence ATGCTCAAGAACGACCGCCTGCTGCGCGCGCTGCGCCGCGAGCCCGTGGACCAGACCCCCGTATGGCTGATGCGCCAGGCCGGCCGCTACCTGCCCGAGTACCGCGCCACCCGCGCCCGTGCCGGCAGCTTCCTGGCCATGGCCAAGACTCCGGAGCTGGCCTGCGAGGTGACCCTGCAGCCGCTGGCGCGGTTCCCGCTGGACGCGGCGATCCTGTTCTCGGACATCCTCACCATTCCGGACGCGATGGGCCTGGAGCTGTACTTCGTCGAAGGCGAAGGCCCCAAGTTCAAGCACCCGGTGCGCGACGCGGCGGCGATCGCCAAGCTCGGCGTGCCGGACATGGAGACCGAACTGCGCTACGTGATGGACGCGGTGCGGGTGATCCGCCGCGAACTGGACGGCAGCGTGCCGCTGATCGGTTTCTCCGGCAGCCCCTGGACCCTGGCCTGCTACATGGTGGAGGGCGGCGGCAGCGACAACTACGCGCGGATCAAGGCGCTGGCGCTGAACGATCCGGCGGCGCTGCATGCGTTGCTATCGGTCAACACCGACGCGGTGATCGCCTACCTGGCGGCGCAGCGCGCGGCCGGCGCACAGGCGCTGCAGGTGTTCGACACCTGGGGCGGCGTGCTGAGCCCGGCCATGTACCGCGAGTTCTCCCTGCCCTACCTGCAGCGCATCGCCCGCGAACTGGCGCGTGGCGAGGGCGCCGAGCGCACCCCGCTGATCCTGTTCGGCAAGGGCAATGCGCCCTACCTGGAGGAACTGGCCGCCTCCGGCGCCGAAGGCGTGGGCGTGGACTGGACCATCGACCTGGCCGACGCCGCGCGCCGCACCGGCGGCCGCGTCGCCCTGCAGGGCAACCTGGACCCGGCGATGCTGTACGGCGCGCCGGAGGCGATCGAGCGCGAAGTGCAGCGCGTGCTGCGCAGCTATGCCGACGGCAACGGCGGCGCGCTGGACGGCCACGTGTTCAACCTGGGCCACGGCCTGTCGCCGGACATGCAGCCCGAGCACGTCGGTGCGCTGGTGGCGGCGGTGCAGCGGCATAGTCGGCGCGCGTGA
- the aroB gene encoding 3-dehydroquinate synthase, translated as MTVSPRTVQVEGDPAYTIRIGPGLLDDGARLAEHVRGRHVLLLSDSHVAPLYAAQVRGALLAARPELQIGAFTIAAGEASKTLDNFAAAIAALADLGATRDACVLALGGGVVGDLAGFAAACWMRGVDCVQLPTTLLAMVDSSVGGKTAVDIPQGKNLVGAFHPPRAVLADTATLRSLPPRELRAGLAEVIKYGAIRAPLFFEWLHAERHALLAAEPAALAQAIARSCEHKAEIVARDPLEKGERALLNLGHTFGHAIETEQGYGAPDNANLNHGEAVAVGMVLAAELSARLGMASAEDAAHLRALLREFGLPTALPAGLAPEALLARMRLDKKNLAGRLRLVLWRGIGHAEIVPDVDEAQVLAVLASG; from the coding sequence ATGACTGTTTCCCCGCGCACGGTCCAGGTCGAAGGCGACCCGGCCTACACCATCCGCATCGGCCCCGGCCTGCTCGACGACGGCGCGCGCCTGGCCGAGCACGTGCGCGGCCGCCACGTGCTGCTGCTCAGCGACAGCCACGTCGCCCCGCTGTACGCGGCGCAGGTGCGCGGCGCGCTGCTGGCGGCGCGCCCCGAACTCCAGATCGGCGCCTTCACGATCGCCGCCGGCGAGGCCTCCAAGACCCTGGACAACTTCGCCGCGGCGATCGCCGCGCTGGCCGACCTCGGCGCCACCCGCGACGCCTGCGTGCTGGCGCTGGGCGGCGGCGTGGTGGGCGACCTGGCCGGCTTCGCCGCCGCGTGCTGGATGCGCGGCGTGGACTGCGTGCAATTGCCGACCACGCTGCTGGCGATGGTCGACTCCTCGGTCGGCGGCAAGACCGCGGTGGACATCCCGCAGGGCAAGAACCTGGTCGGCGCGTTCCATCCGCCGCGCGCGGTGCTGGCCGACACCGCCACCCTGCGCAGCCTGCCGCCGCGCGAACTGCGCGCCGGCCTGGCCGAGGTGATCAAGTACGGCGCGATCCGCGCCCCGCTGTTCTTCGAGTGGCTGCATGCCGAACGCCACGCGCTGCTGGCCGCCGAGCCGGCCGCGCTGGCGCAGGCGATCGCGCGCAGCTGCGAACACAAGGCCGAGATCGTGGCCCGCGACCCGCTGGAGAAGGGCGAGCGCGCCCTGCTCAACCTCGGCCACACCTTCGGCCATGCGATCGAGACCGAGCAGGGCTACGGCGCGCCGGACAACGCCAACCTCAACCACGGCGAAGCGGTGGCGGTGGGCATGGTGCTGGCCGCGGAGCTGTCGGCGCGGCTGGGCATGGCCAGCGCCGAGGACGCGGCGCACCTGCGTGCGCTGCTGCGGGAATTCGGCCTGCCCACCGCGTTGCCGGCCGGGCTGGCGCCGGAGGCGCTGCTGGCGCGCATGCGCCTGGACAAGAAGAACCTCGCCGGGCGCCTGCGGCTGGTGCTGTGGCGCGGCATCGGCCACGCCGAGATCGTGCCGGACGTGGACGAGGCGCAGGTGCTGGCGGTGCTGGCCAGCGGCTGA
- a CDS encoding hybrid sensor histidine kinase/response regulator: MRSRGIWGWLLLLLCSTAVAAATVPPTPQPRQLTVADGLPSNSINGFAEDQLGYLWLASSDGLARFDGRGYRIWHSEDGLRDNKIWTVHVDAQNRVWFGTENAGMGMLSADRRSFRYYDSSKYPQMGGSTVWAITSTRDGSIWFGTSKSGLCRLRPDGTMSRYMPMPGDERSLPSAAVVALATTPDGTLWVGTRGGLARWTGRDFQRLPDTALPNPVVQSMTVDREGMLWVNTQGGARMVRGDGSVVAPYWQNTPSENVLGLLAHDRHGNRWFDTLDGLGRESEAGQVRNVPLYSSSAHGLVKPNWSLAFEDREGDLWFASFNAGLWYLPANWRQFSVLSYRVDDPDSMANPYVIGTAASRDGGVWLAGTRGVLDKLDPATGAVHHHVMALFDREWSRALAEDDEGRLWASGPNRALRYDPVSGEVRRWGRQDGADATMQGDVDRMLLDGDGRIWMFSDAGGVQVRDPDGHVVRNVATGTGGLPMELTVEDARLGPLGQPWLLGQHGLLAWDPVGERFVPVPGAPTRPLTAAAVTEGNVVWLTSAGRLERYLWDGARLSLLDRIDAEQEFPSLAPNGLVVDASGVAWLSSVRGLIRVDPASKAIRSYGVHDGLPNQEFRAQTLIQARGGQILGGTPDGVVLFDPSQVVPSQRQPPLVIEHIGVRRGERGLDLLHAGRIVLQEGDRDLHVVARLLSFSDTDANTYRFRLSGYDPDWVDVGASGERLFSRLPSGHYTLEMQARTADKVWSKVVALRFRVLPPWWRSPWGIAGLALLTLLALWLVSHLYRRRLRRRHAWQLALHKQELAEQASLAKTRFLATLGHEVRTPMTGVLGMSELLLATPLDPQQRGYTESIRGAGTHLLRLVNDALDLARIEAGRLELDQQPFDLGRLIAELAALMGPMAHSRGLSFALDNTMPAEVTASGDATRVRQILLNLLNNAIKFTDHGGVTLRVAPLHGEQGVRFEVADTGPGINAEQQARLFQRFEQGDGPRTAARYGGSGLGLAICQELAVAMGGRIEVHSRLGAGTRFVVDLPLAWVAQPLHGETRGERAARTAPRPLRILLVEDDPTVAEVVSGLLRARGHQVTHAGHALAALTEAAANPFDVALLDLDLPGLDGLALARQLRVFGYEMPLIAVTARADADAEPQARAASFDGFLRKPVTGEMLAEAIDEVLGGRETGMGKRE, from the coding sequence ATGCGGTCCAGAGGGATTTGGGGATGGCTGCTGCTGTTGCTGTGTTCGACGGCGGTGGCCGCCGCGACGGTGCCGCCGACGCCGCAGCCGCGCCAGCTGACCGTGGCCGACGGGCTGCCGTCCAACAGCATCAACGGCTTCGCCGAGGACCAGCTCGGCTACCTGTGGCTGGCCAGCAGCGACGGCCTGGCGCGCTTCGACGGCCGCGGCTATCGCATCTGGCACAGCGAGGATGGCCTGCGCGACAACAAGATCTGGACCGTGCACGTGGATGCGCAGAACCGGGTCTGGTTCGGCACCGAGAACGCCGGCATGGGCATGCTCTCGGCGGACCGGCGCAGCTTCCGCTACTACGATTCGAGCAAGTACCCGCAGATGGGCGGCTCCACGGTGTGGGCGATCACCTCCACCCGCGATGGCAGCATCTGGTTCGGCACCTCCAAGAGCGGCCTGTGCCGGCTGCGGCCGGATGGCACGATGAGCCGCTACATGCCGATGCCGGGCGACGAGCGCAGCCTGCCGTCGGCGGCGGTGGTCGCGCTGGCCACCACCCCCGACGGCACGCTATGGGTGGGCACGCGCGGCGGCCTGGCGCGCTGGACCGGGCGCGACTTCCAGCGGCTGCCGGACACGGCGCTGCCGAATCCGGTGGTGCAGAGCATGACCGTCGATCGCGAGGGCATGCTGTGGGTGAACACCCAGGGCGGGGCGCGCATGGTGCGCGGCGACGGCAGCGTGGTGGCGCCGTACTGGCAGAACACGCCCAGCGAGAACGTGCTGGGCCTGCTGGCCCACGACCGCCACGGCAATCGCTGGTTCGACACCCTGGACGGCCTGGGCCGCGAGAGCGAGGCCGGTCAGGTCCGCAACGTGCCGCTGTACAGCAGTTCCGCGCACGGGCTGGTCAAGCCCAACTGGTCGCTGGCCTTCGAGGACCGCGAAGGCGACCTGTGGTTCGCCAGCTTCAATGCCGGCTTGTGGTACCTGCCGGCGAACTGGCGGCAGTTCTCGGTGCTGTCCTACCGGGTCGACGATCCGGATTCGATGGCCAATCCCTACGTCATCGGCACCGCCGCTTCGCGCGATGGCGGGGTGTGGCTGGCGGGCACGCGCGGGGTGCTGGACAAGCTGGATCCGGCCACCGGCGCGGTCCACCATCATGTGATGGCATTGTTCGACCGCGAATGGTCGCGCGCGCTCGCCGAGGACGATGAGGGCCGGCTCTGGGCGAGCGGGCCGAACAGGGCGTTGCGCTACGACCCGGTCAGCGGCGAGGTGCGGCGCTGGGGCCGCCAGGACGGCGCCGATGCGACGATGCAGGGCGATGTGGACCGGATGCTGCTCGACGGCGACGGGCGCATCTGGATGTTCAGCGACGCCGGCGGCGTGCAGGTGCGCGACCCGGACGGACACGTCGTGCGCAATGTCGCCACGGGCACCGGCGGGCTGCCGATGGAGCTGACCGTGGAGGATGCGCGGCTCGGTCCGCTCGGCCAGCCCTGGCTGCTGGGCCAGCACGGCTTGCTGGCCTGGGATCCGGTCGGCGAGCGCTTCGTGCCGGTCCCGGGCGCGCCAACGCGGCCGCTGACCGCCGCAGCGGTCACCGAGGGCAACGTGGTGTGGCTGACCAGCGCCGGCCGCCTGGAGCGCTACCTGTGGGACGGCGCGCGGCTGAGCCTGCTCGATCGCATCGACGCCGAGCAGGAGTTCCCGTCGCTGGCGCCGAACGGGCTGGTGGTCGATGCCAGCGGCGTGGCCTGGTTGAGCAGCGTGCGCGGCCTGATCCGGGTCGACCCGGCGAGCAAGGCGATCCGCTCCTACGGCGTACACGACGGCCTGCCCAACCAGGAATTCCGCGCCCAGACCCTGATCCAGGCGCGCGGCGGGCAGATCCTGGGCGGCACGCCGGACGGCGTGGTGCTGTTCGATCCCTCGCAGGTGGTGCCGTCGCAGCGGCAACCGCCGCTGGTGATCGAGCACATCGGCGTGCGCCGCGGCGAGCGCGGGCTGGACCTGCTGCATGCCGGACGCATCGTGCTGCAGGAGGGCGACCGCGACCTGCACGTGGTCGCGCGCTTGCTGTCCTTCTCCGATACCGACGCCAACACCTATCGCTTCCGCCTCAGCGGCTACGACCCGGACTGGGTCGACGTCGGCGCCAGCGGCGAGCGCCTGTTCTCGCGCCTGCCGTCGGGCCACTACACCCTGGAGATGCAGGCGCGCACCGCCGACAAGGTGTGGTCGAAGGTGGTCGCGCTGCGCTTCCGCGTGCTGCCGCCGTGGTGGCGCAGCCCCTGGGGCATCGCCGGGCTGGCGCTGCTGACGCTGCTGGCGCTGTGGCTGGTCTCGCACCTGTACCGGCGCCGCCTGCGCCGGCGCCACGCATGGCAATTGGCCCTGCACAAGCAGGAACTGGCCGAACAGGCCTCGCTGGCCAAGACCCGCTTCCTGGCCACGCTCGGGCACGAGGTGCGCACGCCGATGACCGGGGTGCTGGGCATGAGCGAACTGCTGCTGGCCACGCCGCTGGATCCGCAGCAGCGCGGCTACACCGAATCGATCCGCGGCGCCGGCACGCACCTGTTGCGCCTGGTCAACGACGCGCTGGACCTTGCGCGGATCGAGGCCGGGCGCCTGGAGCTGGACCAGCAGCCGTTCGACCTGGGCCGGCTGATCGCCGAACTGGCGGCGTTGATGGGGCCGATGGCGCACAGCCGCGGCCTGAGTTTCGCGCTGGACAACACGATGCCGGCCGAGGTCACCGCCAGCGGCGACGCCACCCGCGTGCGGCAGATCCTGCTGAACCTGCTCAACAACGCGATCAAGTTCACCGACCACGGCGGCGTGACCTTGCGCGTGGCGCCGCTGCACGGGGAGCAGGGCGTGCGCTTCGAGGTCGCCGATACCGGCCCGGGCATCAACGCCGAGCAGCAGGCGCGGCTGTTCCAGCGTTTCGAGCAGGGCGACGGCCCGCGCACCGCCGCGCGCTACGGCGGCAGCGGCCTGGGCCTGGCGATCTGCCAGGAACTGGCGGTGGCGATGGGCGGGCGCATCGAGGTGCACAGCCGGCTCGGCGCCGGCACCCGTTTCGTCGTCGACCTGCCGCTGGCCTGGGTCGCGCAGCCCTTGCACGGCGAGACGCGCGGCGAACGCGCGGCGCGGACCGCGCCCCGGCCGTTGCGCATCCTGCTGGTCGAGGACGACCCCACCGTCGCCGAGGTCGTCAGCGGCCTGCTGCGCGCGCGCGGCCACCAGGTCACCCATGCCGGACACGCGCTGGCGGCGCTGACCGAAGCGGCCGCCAACCCCTTCGACGTGGCCTTGCTGGATCTGGACCTGCCCGGCCTGGACGGCCTGGCGCTGGCCCGGCAGCTACGCGTGTTCGGCTACGAGATGCCGCTGATCGCGGTCACCGCCCGCGCCGACGCCGATGCCGAGCCGCAGGCGCGCGCGGCCAGCTTCGACGGCTTCCTGCGCAAGCCGGTCACCGGGGAGATGCTGGCCGAGGCGATCGACGAGGTGCTTGGGGGCCGGGAAACGGGAATGGGGAAACGGGAATAG
- the mdtD gene encoding multidrug transporter subunit MdtD, producing MSAPSPDPISVPNYRSFRPLLWLVSLAIFMQMLDATIVNTALPAMARSLGESPLQMQSVVFSYALAVAMFIPASGWIADRYGTRRTFLLAIVLFTLGSLLCAAAPRLPYLVAARVLQGIGGAMLLPVGRLAVMRSVSRAQFLNAMSFIAIPALIGPLVGPTLGGWLVQVASWHWVFLINLPIGAIGFVAALKVMPDFHGEQRTRFDLVGYAMLAFGMVALSLALDGISELGLRHAFVMLLAIAGLAALIGYWLHAANAPAALFPLHLFQVASFRIGILGNLFSRVGSGSMPFLIPLLLQVGLGMSPMHAGLMMIPVALAGMASKRAAVKLVERFGYRRVLMTNTVLVGIAMASFLLFDAGQPLGWRLLQLALFGAVNSLQFTVMNTVTLRDLDRDQASAGNSLLSMVMMLATGFGAAAAGSLLAAFNTHLGDSHGATAALHATFVCVGAITLTSTLIFWQLPDARPHPDRKVEEVAE from the coding sequence ATGTCCGCGCCCTCCCCCGATCCGATCTCGGTTCCGAATTACCGCAGTTTCCGTCCGCTGCTGTGGCTGGTATCGCTGGCCATCTTCATGCAGATGCTGGACGCGACCATCGTCAACACCGCGCTGCCGGCGATGGCGCGCAGCCTGGGCGAGAGTCCGCTGCAGATGCAGTCGGTGGTGTTCAGTTACGCGCTGGCGGTGGCGATGTTCATTCCCGCCTCCGGCTGGATCGCCGACCGCTACGGCACGCGCCGCACCTTCCTGCTCGCGATCGTGCTGTTCACCCTCGGCTCGCTGCTGTGCGCCGCCGCGCCGCGCCTGCCCTACCTGGTCGCCGCGCGCGTACTGCAGGGCATCGGCGGGGCGATGCTGCTGCCGGTCGGGCGGCTGGCGGTGATGCGCTCGGTGTCGCGCGCGCAGTTCCTCAACGCGATGAGCTTCATCGCGATCCCGGCGCTGATCGGGCCGCTGGTGGGGCCGACGCTCGGCGGCTGGCTGGTGCAGGTGGCGTCGTGGCACTGGGTGTTCCTGATCAATCTGCCGATCGGCGCGATCGGCTTCGTCGCCGCGCTGAAGGTGATGCCGGATTTCCACGGCGAGCAGCGCACCCGCTTCGACCTGGTCGGCTACGCGATGCTGGCCTTCGGCATGGTCGCGCTGTCGCTGGCGCTGGACGGCATTTCCGAACTGGGCCTGCGCCACGCCTTCGTGATGCTGCTGGCGATCGCCGGGCTGGCGGCGCTGATCGGCTACTGGCTGCACGCGGCCAATGCGCCCGCGGCGCTGTTCCCGCTGCATCTGTTCCAGGTCGCCAGCTTCCGCATCGGCATCCTCGGCAATCTGTTCTCGCGCGTGGGCAGCGGCAGCATGCCGTTCCTGATCCCGCTGCTGCTGCAGGTGGGCCTGGGCATGAGCCCGATGCACGCCGGGCTGATGATGATCCCGGTGGCGCTGGCCGGCATGGCCTCCAAGCGCGCGGCGGTGAAGCTGGTCGAGCGCTTCGGCTACCGCCGGGTGCTGATGACCAACACCGTGCTGGTCGGCATCGCCATGGCCAGTTTCCTGCTGTTCGACGCCGGCCAGCCGCTGGGCTGGCGACTGCTGCAACTGGCGCTGTTCGGCGCGGTCAACTCGTTGCAGTTCACCGTGATGAACACCGTGACCCTGCGCGACCTGGACCGCGACCAGGCCAGCGCCGGCAACAGCCTGCTGTCGATGGTGATGATGCTGGCCACCGGTTTCGGCGCCGCGGCCGCCGGCAGCCTGCTGGCCGCCTTCAACACCCACCTCGGCGACAGCCACGGCGCCACCGCCGCCCTGCACGCCACCTTCGTCTGCGTCGGCGCGATCACCCTGACCTCGACGCTGATCTTCTGGCAACTGCCCGACGCGCGGCCGCATCCGGACAGGAAGGTGGAGGAAGTGGCTGAGTAG
- a CDS encoding WGR domain-containing protein codes for MRVFLQQRPGGNEPPRYIQLTLQPDLFGGWELLRESGQIGGRAQLRRDQYLLQDEAHAAFEKARDAQLKRGFQVMFTRGADAPR; via the coding sequence ATGCGCGTCTTCCTCCAGCAACGCCCCGGCGGCAACGAGCCGCCGCGCTACATCCAGCTGACCCTGCAACCGGACCTGTTCGGCGGCTGGGAGCTGCTGCGCGAAAGCGGCCAGATCGGCGGCCGCGCGCAGCTGCGGCGCGATCAGTACCTGCTGCAGGACGAAGCGCACGCCGCCTTCGAGAAAGCCCGCGATGCGCAACTCAAGCGCGGCTTCCAGGTCATGTTCACCCGCGGCGCCGACGCCCCGCGCTAA
- a CDS encoding VOC family protein — protein MNPVSYFEIPVADLERAIAFYSAVFDTTFERAHVDGNAMAFFPYAPGHPGASGALAQGDSYTPGQAGARLYFTVQDIRATLDKAVAAGGRVLYPPTLVGAFGEVAEFEDCEGNCIALHAPAVAADGHGDAGAA, from the coding sequence ATGAATCCGGTCAGCTACTTCGAAATCCCGGTCGCCGACCTGGAGCGTGCCATCGCCTTCTACAGCGCGGTGTTCGATACCACGTTCGAACGTGCGCACGTGGATGGCAACGCGATGGCGTTCTTCCCTTACGCGCCGGGCCATCCCGGCGCCAGCGGCGCGCTGGCCCAAGGCGACAGCTACACGCCCGGCCAGGCTGGCGCGCGCCTGTACTTCACGGTGCAGGACATCCGCGCCACGCTCGACAAAGCGGTCGCCGCCGGAGGCCGCGTGCTGTATCCGCCGACCTTGGTCGGCGCCTTCGGCGAGGTGGCGGAATTCGAGGATTGCGAAGGCAACTGCATCGCGCTGCACGCGCCGGCGGTCGCGGCCGATGGGCACGGTGATGCGGGCGCCGCATAG
- a CDS encoding cysteine hydrolase family protein: MPSPRRALLVIDVQNAYFDGALPIAHPPVAASLPNILRAMDAAQAHGVPVLVVQHTAPAQAPVFAEGSAGWELHPQVAARPCTRLLRKTRPSVFADTDLGAWLQAQAIDTLAVAGYMTHNCNASTVYEAFHRGLAVEVLGDASGALPYANAAGQASAEEIHRVFGVVFHSNFSAVADTAQWIAALQAGLPLPRDNVLQSNRRARGLA; encoded by the coding sequence ATGCCTTCTCCCCGCCGCGCCCTGCTGGTCATCGATGTGCAGAACGCGTACTTCGACGGCGCACTGCCCATCGCCCATCCGCCGGTGGCCGCGTCGCTGCCCAACATCCTGCGTGCGATGGACGCCGCGCAGGCGCACGGCGTGCCGGTGCTGGTGGTGCAGCACACCGCGCCGGCGCAGGCGCCGGTGTTCGCCGAGGGCAGCGCCGGCTGGGAACTGCACCCGCAGGTCGCCGCGCGGCCGTGCACGCGCCTGTTGCGCAAGACCCGGCCCAGCGTGTTCGCCGACACCGACCTGGGCGCCTGGCTGCAGGCGCAGGCGATCGACACCCTGGCCGTGGCCGGCTACATGACCCACAACTGCAATGCCTCCACCGTGTACGAGGCCTTCCACCGGGGGCTGGCGGTGGAGGTGCTGGGCGACGCCAGCGGCGCGCTGCCGTACGCCAACGCCGCCGGCCAAGCCAGCGCCGAGGAGATCCATCGGGTGTTCGGCGTGGTGTTCCACAGCAACTTCTCCGCCGTGGCGGACACCGCGCAGTGGATCGCGGCATTGCAGGCGGGGCTGCCACTGCCGCGCGACAACGTGCTGCAGTCCAACCGCCGTGCGCGTGGCCTGGCATGA
- a CDS encoding GlxA family transcriptional regulator, whose product MSPHRIAVVAFDRISPFHLAVPCQVFEVRPDADLPAFDLRVCAAEPGPLRTDAGFAIHVEHGLEALDGADMVIVPSWRDAAEPAPAVLCQALRRAHAAGAQVVGLCLGTFVLADAGLLDGRPATTHWAALDRFAQRHPQVRLQPDVLYVDDGDVLTSAGTVAGIDCCLHLVRRRHGAEVANRIARRLVVAPHRQGGQAQYVEHPLPASRRDAQLGPTLDWMLQQMDRPLRLDALAAHARMSRRSFTRQFRQVTGTTVVQWLAHQRLVRAQQLLESSDLALERVAAACGFGSAGALRQQFVRALGVPPSVYRRGFRAG is encoded by the coding sequence ATGTCGCCGCATCGCATCGCCGTGGTCGCCTTCGACCGCATCAGTCCCTTCCATCTGGCGGTGCCCTGCCAGGTGTTCGAAGTGCGGCCCGACGCCGATCTGCCGGCCTTCGACCTGCGGGTCTGCGCCGCCGAACCCGGGCCGCTGCGGACCGACGCCGGCTTCGCCATCCACGTGGAGCATGGCCTGGAAGCTCTGGACGGCGCCGACATGGTGATCGTCCCGTCCTGGCGCGATGCCGCCGAGCCGGCCCCGGCAGTGCTGTGCCAGGCGCTGCGCCGCGCCCATGCCGCCGGCGCGCAGGTGGTGGGCCTGTGCCTGGGCACCTTCGTGCTGGCCGACGCCGGCCTGCTCGACGGCCGCCCCGCCACCACCCACTGGGCGGCGCTGGACCGCTTCGCGCAGCGCCATCCGCAGGTGCGGCTGCAGCCGGATGTGCTGTACGTGGACGACGGCGACGTGCTGACCTCGGCCGGCACGGTGGCCGGCATCGATTGCTGCCTGCACCTGGTGCGGCGCCGCCACGGCGCCGAGGTCGCCAACCGCATCGCCCGGCGCCTGGTGGTGGCGCCGCATCGCCAGGGTGGGCAGGCGCAGTACGTCGAACATCCGCTGCCGGCCAGCCGCCGCGACGCCCAACTCGGCCCGACCCTGGACTGGATGCTGCAGCAGATGGATCGGCCGCTGCGGCTGGACGCGTTGGCCGCGCATGCGCGGATGAGCCGGCGCAGCTTCACCCGGCAATTCCGCCAGGTGACCGGAACCACGGTGGTGCAGTGGCTGGCGCACCAGCGTCTGGTCCGCGCCCAGCAACTGCTTGAGAGCAGCGACCTGGCGCTGGAACGGGTCGCCGCGGCCTGCGGCTTCGGCAGCGCCGGCGCGCTGCGCCAGCAGTTCGTGCGCGCCCTGGGCGTGCCGCCCTCGGTCTACCGCCGTGGTTTCCGCGCTGGCTGA